Genomic segment of Nodosilinea sp. FACHB-141:
ACCGAGGTGCTACGGGCGCAGAGGCTAAAGAACTGGGTCTTGTCGGGGGTTGCGTCGCTACTGTGGATAGGACGACCATTGCAGAACGCGCCCCTGGGCATCTCCAGCCCGCCTTCTCCTGGCCAGTAGCCATAGAAGGACTGGTTGAGCGGCGGCATGGCCACGTAGCCAAACACAGGAGTGCCGCGATACAGCAACCCCAAGGAGATGCCCCACACCGGAATACCGCGCGTAAAGTTGGTGGTGCCGTCAATGGGGTCAATAATCCAGCACCAGTCGGTGGCAGGGAAGATGTGCTCCACCTCTTCGCTGAGCACGCCGTGATCGGGGAACTGCTGGTAAATAGCGGCGCGCAGGGTATCGTCGGCCCAGCGATCGCACCGGGTCACCAAACTGCCGTCAGCTTTCAAGTCGGCCTGCACTTGGCCAAAGTCTTCGAGCAGCTTTTGCCCCACAGTTTTTGTGGTCGCCTCGGCAAAGGCCAGCACCTCGTCCCAAAAGTTTTGTGACATGCTCAATCCATATCGTTTTCGAGGGCAGCGGTGATTGCCGCCTTGGCATTGGCCTGAAATTCTTGAATATTCACCCGGCTGAGCAGCCAAATCGCGACCAGCATGCCGATCGCTTGCAGGGTAAACACCAGCCCATAGGCCAAAAATGCCTGGGGCTGCCCCACTTCTCCCGCTCCGTTAAAGGTTCTAAGGATAGCGCGACCCAAATCGAGCACGCCGCCGCCGAGAACTGTCGCGCTACCTCGGGCGATCGCCTGGGCCAACCCCCAGGCCCCAATAAAGGTGCCTGCTGTCTCGGCCACCGTCAGATCGAGCATCAGCACGATCGCCCCCAAAGTGAGAATGCCAGAGGCCGTGCCAAACAGAAACACCGCCGTCAACAATATCGCCGGGTTGCCCGTCAGCCCTGACAGGGTGATACCCACCAGGCACAGCGCTGCCCAGCTACAGCCCAGCACCACCGTACGCTTTTTGCCGAGGCGGGGCACTAACAGCCAGCCGCTGGCGATAATACTCAGCAGCGTTCCCATACCAAAGGCGGCGTTGAGTTGGGTAGTTTCGGCAATGGTCATGCCAAAGACTTCGCCACCGTAGGGCTCCAGCACCGCATCCTGCATGAACAGGCTGAGGCTGAGCACCAGCAAAAAGGTGAAAAACAGCCCCGTTTGGCGGCTGG
This window contains:
- a CDS encoding inositol monophosphatase family protein, producing MSQNFWDEVLAFAEATTKTVGQKLLEDFGQVQADLKADGSLVTRCDRWADDTLRAAIYQQFPDHGVLSEEVEHIFPATDWCWIIDPIDGTTNFTRGIPVWGISLGLLYRGTPVFGYVAMPPLNQSFYGYWPGEGGLEMPRGAFCNGRPIHSSDATPDKTQFFSLCARSTSVLEKPFPCKIRMLGSAAYNLLLVGAGWAIGAVEATPKIWDIAAVWAIVQAAGATWVPLDDVEPFPLMVGKDYSTRPYPTLATAQAPLEEFFRPLVQQVANS